AAAGTTCAGAGTCGGAGCCGCGCTTCTTTGTGCTGATGGAGAAATCATAACCGGTGCGAATATTGAAAACAGATCATTCGGGCTGACGAATTGTGCCGAAAGAAGCGCCATTTTTACAGCTCTGTCTAAAGGCAAGAAAGAGTTTAAAGCACTGGCAATACACTGTCCCGATGCTGATTATCCCGTAAGCCCCTGTGGAGCATGCCGTCAGGTCATTAGCGAATTCACAGAAAGCGATTTTCCAATATTCTTTTCAGGAAACGACAAGAATTACACAGAGTCAACGATTGGGGAACTGTTTCCATACAACGCGCTTGATGAATTAAGGGATCAATAAGAAATCAGGATTCTTCAGAAGGGCCGGCTTCGAGACGGGCCCTTT
Above is a window of Spirochaeta isovalerica DNA encoding:
- the cdd gene encoding cytidine deaminase, whose protein sequence is MNKDILFSEAEKAANYSYSPYSKFRVGAALLCADGEIITGANIENRSFGLTNCAERSAIFTALSKGKKEFKALAIHCPDADYPVSPCGACRQVISEFTESDFPIFFSGNDKNYTESTIGELFPYNALDELRDQ